The Hymenobacter sp. DG25A nucleotide sequence TACAGAAAGACGCGGGCCTTTTGGCCAGGATAGTAGCGAAGCAAAGCGGAAAAAGCGGGTTTTAATGCCGGCTTCCTCTCTTCTACATCCCAATGCTTTGGTTTTTTTACGGCGCGGGATGCTACCGCTATTTAAACAGCTGCAGGGGGATGTACACGTCATCGGGGCTGAGGATGAGGCGCAGGATCGGGTGAACCTGCAATACAGGCATAGAAACCAGCTGCCGGGGGGTGAAGAAAGCCAGCCTGGTGAGCACCTGCCCTTCGGCTGCGTGCTCCGGGTCGGAGCCCAGGCGCGGGGTGGCCGTGGGGTCCAGCGGCTTCACCTCAAAAAATAGCTCCAGCGCCTGCAGGTCCTGGTCCATAAACTCGTGCAGATGCAGGAAGCGGCCTACCTCTACGCGCATGCCGGTTTCCTCCTGAAATTCGCGACGCAGACACTCTCTAATGGTTTCGCCAAACTCCCAGCCTCCGCCGGGCGGCGACCAGAATGGCACGTTGTCGGGCAGCAGTCCCCGATGCGCGGCCAGCAGAATGGCGCCTTTCTGTACCAGCAGCCCGCCTACGCGCACGCGCACCTGGCCGGTATAGGCTTGCAGTAAGGAGTCAGAAGGATCAGTAGGAGAGTGTGTCATAGGGAGATAGTCAGATCAGCGGCCCGGTGGCGAAGACGCCGCCTGCGGAGGTGAGGGCCGGCGCACCCGCCGCCGGATACGGCCCGCAAGATACAGCACCAGTACCAACGTCAGCCCGGCCATTATCAGCGGCAGTAAAAGCCCCAGCAGGGAGCCCACCACCGCCAGTATATTTTCAATGGTTGCCAGCACTGGGTTACCGAGCCCGCCCGTGGTTGCAGTAGAGCCGGCCCGCAAAAGCGCGGTGCCGGTTTGCACCAGACCCGCCGCGCCGCCACCCACTAATATGCCCAGCCCCCAGCGCACCATAGGGCTCATTTCGGGTAGAGCGGAGGTCATCAGGAGCGTGCCGGCAATAAAGGAAGCCGGGGTGGTAAGCGTGTCCAGTAGGTTATCGACCACGGGCACGTAATAGGCCAGCATCTCGGCCAGCGTGGCCGTGGCCAGCACAGCAAAGGCCACCCAGGTGCCCAGCCAGGCAAACCCCGGAGAAGGGGAGAGGTAGCCGGAAAGGTAGGCCACATTGGCCGCCAGCAGCGGCACAAACACCCGAAACCCGCTGCAGGCCGCCAGGGCCAGCCCCAGGGCACCAAGTATAAGGAAGTCGGTGGGTTGCATACGTGGGAAAGCCTGAAGCCCGCTGGGTTGCGGCCGCGGCCAAAAGGTACGCAACTCCCGCATTTGGTGCACCCCTTCCCCAGGCGGTATCTTTGCAGCCATGTCTGATGAACTTACTTCCCCCGTTGCGGCCGCACATGAGTCGCTCGAAACCCGTATCCGCCGTAAGCTGGAGCGCCAGCACTTTATGCACCTCATTGGGGCCAACCTCACCCACATAGAGCCGGGCCGCGTGGAAGCGGAGCTCACGCTGGCCTTGCAACACCAGCAGCAAAAGGGCTTCGTGCACGGCGGCCTCACCGCCACCATGGCCGATCTGGCAGCTGGTTTTGCCGGCGTTACGCTTATTCCGGACAACCACGGCATGGTAACGGTAGAGCTGAAAACCACTTACCTGCACCCCGGCGTGGGCAAGAAGCTGCGCGCCATAGGCTGGGTATTGAAAGCCGGCCGCCGCCTGCATTTCTGCGAGGCCGAGGTATGGTGTGATGACCTGCTGATTGCCAAGGCCACGGCTACTATGGCGGTTATTGAGCCAGTATTGCTGGATAATAATGGCTAGGAAGCGTCAGGCGCACGCTCATATATGCTGGGTGCAGTGGCAGAAAAAGGATTTATATACTTTATGGATAGATACCGTTGATAAAGAGTTTCTGTGGACTGATATAAATGGACTTGTCCCATTATTCACAACCCCTGTTGAGGCTATTGAATTAGCTAAAACAATAGGAGTACAACTGGAGAACAGTGAGGTCGAAAAGCAGAATCTGGACGCGGTGTGGCAATGGATGCAAAACCCAGCTAAATCACCTCCTAAAGAGTGCCTGCTAGCCTGGAATTTATTTAGTGACCTGAGTACAAGCGTGGGTGTAAAATTTATAGGGGATCATCATGCACCCGTTCGTAGTCGTGTTTTTGATACTTTATATGCTTACTATGGACCATGGCCTTCACAGAAAAAGTGGCCATGGAAACGGCAGGAATCTAAAGTGTTAAAGCGCATTCTGCAGCAAGGCTTTCGGTTGTGGCAGAAAAACATTTACATGGTAGCAGCAGGGCAATATCCTTTGCAAGCGAAGGACCTGAATCCGGCGTAACTTTGTTGCATTGAATTCCCCGCTATGCTCTCCGTAAGAACCCCCTCCGTCCGCGACTTTTTCCCCTTCGAGCCCACGCAGGACCAGGCCACGCTGTTTTTTCAGCTGGATGAGTTTCTGCGCGATGAGCTGCCGGGCCGCAAAGTGTTTGTGCTGCGGGGCTATGCCGGTACCGGCAAAACCACCGTGGTAAGCGCCCTGGTGCAGTGGCTCTACAGCCGCCAGCGCAAGTATACCCTTATGGCGCCCACCGGCCGCGCGGCCAAGGTAATGAGCACCTACTCCGGGGTAGCGGCCAGCACCATTCACAAGAAAATATACCGCCAAACCAGCGGCACGCCTTCCGAGCGGCTTTCCTTCCAGCGTCAGCCCAACCGCACCACCGATATGCTCTACATCGTGGACGAAGCCTCCATGATATCGGATGAAAAAGCCTTCGGTGAAAACGGCCTGCTGGATGATTTGATGGGCTACGTGTTCGAAAAGCCTACCAACCGTTTGCTACTTATTGGCGATACTGCCCAGCTGCCGCCCGTGGGCCAACTGCTGTCCCCGGCCCTCGACCCTGAGCTGCTGGCGCACCGTTTCCGGGCCACCGTAAACTCCGTGGAGCTGCGCCAGGTAATGCGCCAGGCCGAGGCTTCCGGCATTCTGATGAATGCCACCACCCTGCGGGAGGAGCTGCGCGAGGAACAGCCCAACATTCAGTTTCACACCAAAGGCTACCCCGATATCTTTAAGATGAACGGCGACAAGCTGGAGGATGGCCTGCGCTGGGCGTACAAGAACTACGGGCACGAAAACACCACCATCATCTGCCGTTCCAACAAGAACGCCAACCAGTACAACCAGTTTATCCGCCGCATCCTCTTCGATGCCGAAGATGAAATAGAGTCCGGCGACTACCTGATGGTGGTGCGCAACAACTACTTCTGGCTGCCCAAGGACTCCGAAATTGGCTTTCTGGCCAACGGTGACTTTGTGCAGGTGGTCAAAATCATCCGGCGCACCGAGGAATTCGGCTTCCGCTTTGCCGATGCCCGCGTGCGCCTGGTAGACTACCCCGACGAGCCCGATATTGAAGTAAAGCTGCTGCTGGATACCCTGCACACAGAAAGCCCCGCCCTGCCCGCCGACCGTAGCAACGCCCTCTACCAGGCCATCAACGCCGACTACGCCCACCTGGAAAAGAAAAAAGACCGGGCCGCCGGCCTGCGTAAAGACCCCTTCCTGAATGCCTTACAGGTGAAGTTTGCCTATGCGCTTACCTGCCACAAGGCGCAGGGCGGCCAGTGGCAGGCCGTTTTCGTAGACCACGGATATCTGAAGGAAGATATGGTGAATTCCGAGTTTGCCCGCTGGCTGTACACGGCCGTTACCCGGGCTTCGGAGCAGCTGTTTCTCCTGAATTTCAACCCCAAAATGCTGGCCGAGTAAGCAGCCGTTATCTATGGTAGCCTGTCGGTAGCAGATACTTGTACTTTCTGCTCTGCCGATATACATTGCGGCGTACAAACCAGTAACTTATAAGTCATAACGAACGGCCGGAAAACTGGCAGGATAATTGGCCCGCCCGGCAAAACGCTTATTTTTGATTATCAACCTCACTAACCATCTCCAGTCATGAAAAAAGTACTTGTTCTGGCTCTGTCGCTCACGCTGGGCGGTTTTGCGGCCCACGCTCAAACGGCTACCACGGCGCCTGCTCAGGAAAAAGTGGCCGGCCCGCTGATTCAGTTTGAGGAAATGAAATACGATTTCGGCGTTATCAAGCAGGGTGACATCGTAGACCACACCTTCAAGTTCAAAAACACGGGCACCGCGCCGCTCGTTATTTCCAACATTGGCGTAAGCTGCGGCTGCACCACTCCCGACTGGACGCGTGAGCCCATTATGCCCGGCAAAACCGGTACCATCACAGCCAAATTCAACAGCATGGGCAAGATGGGCATGCAGAACAAAGTCCTGACCATTGAGTCTAACTCCACGGCCGGCAACACCATGGTGGCTTTGGTAGGTGAGGTGAAAGACGCTGCCAGCATGACACAGGCCTCGGCCGCCCCGGCCAAGACCGACGTGTCGCCGTCCGCTGACGTGGATTCCAAGCAGAAAACCAAGCTCGGCGAAGCTAAAATCAAAGCCAAGCACAAGAAGAAATCCTAAGCCGCTTCGGCGGTTTTCAGGAAAAGCGGCCCGCACAAGCGGGCCGTTTTTTTGTTTGTGGCCCGTTGTCAGGCATCTGCCTGCCGCCGCCGGAAAGCAGGCTAGTCAGAAGCTTTAAACGGACTTTTTATCCGGTTATCTTTGTTGATTCCCCACTGAGCTTGCCTGCGCAAACCCAGTGTCATTATCCGCGAGAATCTGTCCTCAGTGAAAGTCTGCATTGCCGAAAAACCCAGCGTAGCCCGCGAAATTGCCCATGTATTAGGCGCCAACCGCAAAATGGATGGCTATTTTGAGGGCAACGGCTACCAGGTTACCTGGACGTTCGGGCACTTCTGCCAGCTGCGCGAGCCCGAGGACTACCGCCCCGAGTGGAAGCGTTGGAGCATCCACGATTTGCCCATGCTGCCCGAGTCGTTCGGCATCAAACTCATGCGCCGCGATGATGGCGTGGTGCGCCAGTTCAACGTCATCAAAAACCTCCTGGCCTCCGCCGAGGAAGTTATAAACTGCGGCGACGCCGGCCAGGAAGGGGAGGTAATTCAGCGCTGGGTGCTAATGGAGGCCAAATACCGCAAGCCCTTCAAGCGCCTCTGGATTTCGTCCCTCACGGAAGAAGCTATCCGTCAGGGTTTTGCCAACCTGCGCGAAGGCAGCGAGTTTGATAAGCTCTACCAGGCCGGCAAAAGCCGCGCCGTCGGCGACTGGCTTCTGGGCCTGAATGCCACGCGCCTGTTCACGCTGAAGTACGCGCCCGGCCAGCGCCAGGTACTCAGCATTGGGCGGGTGCAAACCCCCACGCTGGCCCTGCTGGTAGACCGCTACCACGAAATCCGCAACTTCAAGCCCGAGCCGTATTGGGTGCTGCGCACCGAGTACCGGGGCACGCTGTTCAGCCACGTTGCGCCCACTAAAAAAGGCAAGGCCGAGGACGATGAGCCCGATGAAAAGGCGCGCCTGAAGGCCCGCGGCTACTTCGTAAGTCAGGAAGAGGCTGATGTGGCTATGGCCGCCGTGAAGGATGTGCCGCTTACCGTAACGGGCGTTGAAATCAAGAAAGCGCTGGAAACGCCGCCTTCCCTCTTCGACCTTACCTCCCTGCAGGTGCAGTGCAACAACCAGCTGGGACTTTCGGCCGAGGACACGCTAAAAACCGTGCAGAGCCTCTACGAGAAGAAAGTGGTCAGCTATCCGCGCGTAGACACCACCTTCCTGCCCGATGACCAGTATCCCAAAATCCCGGGTATTCTGAAGGGACTGGGCGCGTACCACAGCCTCACGCAGCCCTTGCTGGCAGGCAAAATCAAGAAGAGCACCAAGGTCTTCAACAACAACAAAGTAACCGACCACCACGCCATTATTCCTACCGGAGCCGGGGCGGGCGGATTGTCTACCTGGGAATCCAGCGTGTACGATATTATCGTGCGGCGCTTCCTGGCGGCTTTTTACCCCGATTGCGAAGTGTCCAACACCACGGTGCTGGCGGAAGCGGCCAGTTATCCGTTCCGGGTGCGCGGCCGCCAGATTCTGAACCCGGGCTGGCGCATTGTGTACGGCAACCCCGAAGAGCAGCAGGCGCCCGCCACGCCCAAAGCCGCCACCGAGGGCGACGATGACGTGGTAAACACGGTGCTGCCCTCCTTTGAGAAAGGCGAAAGCGGCCCGCACAAACCCCGCCTCGACCAGAAAGTAACCCAGCCCCCGCGCGAGTACACCGAGGCTATGCTGCTGCGCGGCATGGAAACCGCCGGCCGCAACGTAGACGACGAAGAGCTGCGCCAGGCCATGAAGGAAAACGGCATCGGGCGGCCCAGTACGCGTGCGGCCATCATCGAAACGCTCTTTAAGCGCGGCTATATTGTGCGGGAGAAAAAGCGCATTGTGCCCACCGCTACCGGCGTAGAGCTCATCGGTCTTATCCGCAACCCCACCCTGAAATCGGCGGAGCTGACGGGGCAGTGGGAGCGGAAGCTGCGCCAGATTGAAGGCGGCCAGCTGGACTCCGACCTGTTCCTGAACGAGCTGAAAGGCCTGGTGCGGGAAATGGTGCTGGAAGTAAAGCAGGACGGCTCCGGCCGCGGCATCAGTATTCACAAAGCCGAGCTGGCGGACCTGACCGGCCAGAAAGCCGGGGCGGCTGCTAAAGCTAACCCGGCCAAAGCGGCGGCCACCCCGGCTATTCCCGGCGCGCTGGGCACGTGCCCGGCCTGCGGCAGCGGCCACGTGCTGCGCGGCAAGTCGGCGTTTGGCTGCTCCCGCTTCCGCGAAAACTGCCTGTTCCGCCTGCCCACGGAGTTCGAAGGCAAGAAGATAACCGATAAGCAGGTAGGCGACCTGCTCAAAAAAGGCCGCACGCAGGTGATGAAAGGCTTCCTGGATGAGGCCGGCAACAAGTTCGACGCTGCCATCCGCCTCACGCCCCAGCGCACCTTGGAGCTGGCCCGTGCCGCCGAGAGCAAGCCCACTACCGCCACCGACCCCGGCCAGATTCCGTGCCCGGTGTGCCGCCTGGGCCAGATGCTGAAAGGGAAAGCCGCCTGGGGCTGCTCGCGCTTCCGGGAGGATTGTCAGTTCCGGGTGCCGTTTGAGTGGGGCGGCAAAACCCTGAGCGAAGTACAGATGAACCAGCTGCTGCGCAAGGGCAAAACCGGCGTTATCCGGGGTTTCGTGTCCTCCAAAACCGGCAACCGCTATGAGGCGGCTTTACAAATAGGTGCCGAAGGCCGTATTGAGCCGGTATTCGAGAAAAACTAACCACCCAATTATGCCTACCAACTTATTCACGGCCCGTTTGCTGGGCTACCTCGTGGGATTATTGCCATTGTTGGCTTTGCTGCTGATGTTCCGGCAGATGCTGCCTAGCCAGGTGGCGCTTGTACTGGTGTTCATCGGCTTTATGGCCTCGGTGTGGGTGCAACAGCGCATCCGGCAGCGCTTCCCCTATGACTTCCGGCAGCGG carries:
- a CDS encoding DUF4126 domain-containing protein, translating into MQPTDFLILGALGLALAACSGFRVFVPLLAANVAYLSGYLSPSPGFAWLGTWVAFAVLATATLAEMLAYYVPVVDNLLDTLTTPASFIAGTLLMTSALPEMSPMVRWGLGILVGGGAAGLVQTGTALLRAGSTATTGGLGNPVLATIENILAVVGSLLGLLLPLIMAGLTLVLVLYLAGRIRRRVRRPSPPQAASSPPGR
- a CDS encoding DUF1573 domain-containing protein; translated protein: MKKVLVLALSLTLGGFAAHAQTATTAPAQEKVAGPLIQFEEMKYDFGVIKQGDIVDHTFKFKNTGTAPLVISNIGVSCGCTTPDWTREPIMPGKTGTITAKFNSMGKMGMQNKVLTIESNSTAGNTMVALVGEVKDAASMTQASAAPAKTDVSPSADVDSKQKTKLGEAKIKAKHKKKS
- a CDS encoding NUDIX domain-containing protein; translated protein: MTHSPTDPSDSLLQAYTGQVRVRVGGLLVQKGAILLAAHRGLLPDNVPFWSPPGGGWEFGETIRECLRREFQEETGMRVEVGRFLHLHEFMDQDLQALELFFEVKPLDPTATPRLGSDPEHAAEGQVLTRLAFFTPRQLVSMPVLQVHPILRLILSPDDVYIPLQLFK
- a CDS encoding PaaI family thioesterase, whose amino-acid sequence is MSDELTSPVAAAHESLETRIRRKLERQHFMHLIGANLTHIEPGRVEAELTLALQHQQQKGFVHGGLTATMADLAAGFAGVTLIPDNHGMVTVELKTTYLHPGVGKKLRAIGWVLKAGRRLHFCEAEVWCDDLLIAKATATMAVIEPVLLDNNG
- a CDS encoding type IA DNA topoisomerase, giving the protein MKVCIAEKPSVAREIAHVLGANRKMDGYFEGNGYQVTWTFGHFCQLREPEDYRPEWKRWSIHDLPMLPESFGIKLMRRDDGVVRQFNVIKNLLASAEEVINCGDAGQEGEVIQRWVLMEAKYRKPFKRLWISSLTEEAIRQGFANLREGSEFDKLYQAGKSRAVGDWLLGLNATRLFTLKYAPGQRQVLSIGRVQTPTLALLVDRYHEIRNFKPEPYWVLRTEYRGTLFSHVAPTKKGKAEDDEPDEKARLKARGYFVSQEEADVAMAAVKDVPLTVTGVEIKKALETPPSLFDLTSLQVQCNNQLGLSAEDTLKTVQSLYEKKVVSYPRVDTTFLPDDQYPKIPGILKGLGAYHSLTQPLLAGKIKKSTKVFNNNKVTDHHAIIPTGAGAGGLSTWESSVYDIIVRRFLAAFYPDCEVSNTTVLAEAASYPFRVRGRQILNPGWRIVYGNPEEQQAPATPKAATEGDDDVVNTVLPSFEKGESGPHKPRLDQKVTQPPREYTEAMLLRGMETAGRNVDDEELRQAMKENGIGRPSTRAAIIETLFKRGYIVREKKRIVPTATGVELIGLIRNPTLKSAELTGQWERKLRQIEGGQLDSDLFLNELKGLVREMVLEVKQDGSGRGISIHKAELADLTGQKAGAAAKANPAKAAATPAIPGALGTCPACGSGHVLRGKSAFGCSRFRENCLFRLPTEFEGKKITDKQVGDLLKKGRTQVMKGFLDEAGNKFDAAIRLTPQRTLELARAAESKPTTATDPGQIPCPVCRLGQMLKGKAAWGCSRFREDCQFRVPFEWGGKTLSEVQMNQLLRKGKTGVIRGFVSSKTGNRYEAALQIGAEGRIEPVFEKN
- a CDS encoding ATP-dependent RecD-like DNA helicase; this encodes MLSVRTPSVRDFFPFEPTQDQATLFFQLDEFLRDELPGRKVFVLRGYAGTGKTTVVSALVQWLYSRQRKYTLMAPTGRAAKVMSTYSGVAASTIHKKIYRQTSGTPSERLSFQRQPNRTTDMLYIVDEASMISDEKAFGENGLLDDLMGYVFEKPTNRLLLIGDTAQLPPVGQLLSPALDPELLAHRFRATVNSVELRQVMRQAEASGILMNATTLREELREEQPNIQFHTKGYPDIFKMNGDKLEDGLRWAYKNYGHENTTIICRSNKNANQYNQFIRRILFDAEDEIESGDYLMVVRNNYFWLPKDSEIGFLANGDFVQVVKIIRRTEEFGFRFADARVRLVDYPDEPDIEVKLLLDTLHTESPALPADRSNALYQAINADYAHLEKKKDRAAGLRKDPFLNALQVKFAYALTCHKAQGGQWQAVFVDHGYLKEDMVNSEFARWLYTAVTRASEQLFLLNFNPKMLAE